A region of the Rhizobium leguminosarum bv. trifolii WSM1325 genome:
ATTCTGGAAGATCTCGGCGTAAAAATCATCCCTGTCGCCTGCGACGGCGAAGGCCCGCTGCCGGATTCGCTGCGCGAAGCATTGCAGCAACGTCCGGCGGCTTTCCTGTTCCAGCCGCGGTTGCATTCGGTGACCGGCGTTACGGTCAGTTCATCCCGCCTCGATCAGCTCGGCGATGTGCTGGAAGACAGCGATACGCTTATCATCGAGGATGACGGCGTCGGCGACGTGTCGGCGGCACCTCCGCAGTCGCTCGGCGACCGATTTGCGGAGCGGACGATCCATATCCTCTCACTCTCGAAAAGCCTCGGCCCGGATCTGCGTCTCGCAGTTCTGTCGAGTTCCGCGCCGATCGTCGACCAGATCCAGTCTTACCGTTCCTTCAGCGCCGGCTGGACCAGCCGTATCGTGCAAGGTGCCGCCGCCTGGCTATTGCGCGATCCGGCAACCTGGCAGCTTATCGCCGAGGCGCGCGAGATCTATCGGCAGAGGCGCGACGCTCTTGCCGATGCGCTCAGCGAACGGGGAATACCGATACCACCAAGCCAGGGCCTGTGCCTCTGGGTGCCCGTCGTCTCCGAACCATTCGCGATGGTGACGCTTGCCGCACGCAATATCGCCGTCAACCCGGGCAGCAAATTCTCCGTCCTGCCAAGCAGTCATATTCGCGTGGCGACCAGCACGCTCAGCGATCGCTGCGAGGAAGCCGCCGATGCGATCGCGCTGGCTCATGCGCCGTGAACGGCTGGGCCGCACCAGGTCTCTGATCCCCGTTCATTCCGCGCAAGTCCGGAACTACTTTCCCTCAAGCCATTCCTGCAGTTCTGCCTCAGCCCGCTCCAGAGCGCTGTAGTTCAGGAGTTTGCGCAGGAAAGCGACGGTGACGGCGCGGGCGCGCAAATTGAAGCGGCCGTCCTCGTGGTCGTCGCCGGCGCTCTGGTAGACGTCGAGCTTGTCGTAGAGCTGCTGCAGGCGGTTCTGCACGCTGCGCAGGGAAAGGCCCCGACGTTTGGCGATGGCCCGGTCGGTGAGGCCGAGCGCGATATCGACAAGGATCTCGTATTCGGAATCGGTAAAGCCGTTCGTCTGGCCGAGGCTCTTTTGCTGCAGGCCCCGCACCTCGCGGTCGATGACGCACTGGCTCTCGATGAAGATCGAGCGCAGCGCAAGCTTCAGCCGCTCGTCGGAGGCGGATTT
Encoded here:
- a CDS encoding two component transcriptional regulator, LuxR family (PFAM: response regulator receiver~SMART: response regulator receiver; regulatory protein LuxR~KEGG: ret:RHE_PF00479 two-component response regulator protein), which codes for MKVLIVEDDPLHRSYLHEAVNAALPECDTVIEAENGTVGEKLARDHKSAHIVMDLQMANRNGIEAARTIWKERPETRILFWSNYSDEAYVRGVSRIVPDGAAYGYVLKSASDERLKLALRSIFIESQCVIDREVRGLQQKSLGQTNGFTDSEYEILVDIALGLTDRAIAKRRGLSLRSVQNRLQQLYDKLDVYQSAGDDHEDGRFNLRARAVTVAFLRKLLNYSALERAEAELQEWLEGK
- a CDS encoding transcriptional regulator, GntR family with aminotransferase domain (PFAM: aminotransferase class I and II; regulatory protein GntR HTH~SMART: regulatory protein GntR HTH~KEGG: transcriptional regulator protein), which encodes MGDTVEASWFAEKIADRSIRGIALETSALIRAGVLPIGTRLPAIRDIAYELHVSPATISEAWSELRRQKIISGRGRNGTWVSGDRFVAKPERLASSGNYAAGVLDLTLAGPDAALLPRLAEAMAYGASVDDLNSYERSRIVPELKDAVSERWPYEAEAFLATNGGYNAVYTILHALVSSGSSVAIEHPTGMRLLDILEDLGVKIIPVACDGEGPLPDSLREALQQRPAAFLFQPRLHSVTGVTVSSSRLDQLGDVLEDSDTLIIEDDGVGDVSAAPPQSLGDRFAERTIHILSLSKSLGPDLRLAVLSSSAPIVDQIQSYRSFSAGWTSRIVQGAAAWLLRDPATWQLIAEAREIYRQRRDALADALSERGIPIPPSQGLCLWVPVVSEPFAMVTLAARNIAVNPGSKFSVLPSSHIRVATSTLSDRCEEAADAIALAHAP